One genomic region from Macaca mulatta isolate MMU2019108-1 chromosome 20, T2T-MMU8v2.0, whole genome shotgun sequence encodes:
- the CCDC78 gene encoding coiled-coil domain-containing protein 78 isoform X14, which yields MCRGRWAAFPRWGNGGTEKKSCPSSSTTTGLACHCGRGPGSHLEPTEALATHAAVLVAAAAIGRPSVEAAPGSELARVPLPMEHAATTGPRPGPPPRRVDNVVLRAKDWLPGAPGGTTAWGTTAWATSLEAEVPPDLVLSEEQQLQISKELVDIQITTHRLQEQHEAEIFQLKSEILRLESRVLELELHGDHTSQGCAVPVEADPMHRWAPAQELRHKAQVQPKNATNPENEQQRLGNGLLGGQEQLQKQVKWALERQEARQQALETRVEALGRQLQGAREEARAAGQQLATQAVVLCSCRGQLRQAEAENARLQLQLKTLKDEYVLRLQHCAREAAEHADSAGQAPATTALRTFLEATLEDIRAAHRSREQQLARAARTYHKRLVDLSRRHEELLAAYRAPGNPQAIFGAASLDLEPLPVPLVTDFSHREDQKGPGGASQGGTSEPQGLDAASWAQIHQKLRDFSRSTQAELERERAQLLVRATVAEEQLSELQEYVDQHLGRYKQEILRLRKLAGSGNPWKVGAVPPAKLQHPRTGSH from the exons ATGTGCAGGGGGCGCTGGGCCGCATTCCCCAGATGGGGAAACGGAGGCACGGAGAAGAAGAGCTGTCCTTCCTCCTCCACAACCACAGGTCTGGCCTGCCACTGTGGGCGGGGCCCTGGGAGTCACTTGGAACCAACAGAGGCCTTGGCAACGCACGCAGCAGTGCTTGTGGCAGCAGCCGCCATAGGGAGGCCAAGCGTGGAGGCGGCACCGGGCTCGGAGCTGGCCAGGGTCCCCTTGCCTATGGAGCACGCAGCCACCACAGGCCCCAGGCCTGGACCTCCCCCTCGGCGGGTGGACAAC GTTGTGCTACGAGCCAAGGACTGGCTGCCAGGAGCTCCTGGGGGCACCACAGCGTGGGGCACCACGGCGTGGGCCACCAGCCTGGAAGCAGAGGTCCCACCAGATCTGGTGCTCAGTGAGGAGCAGCAGCTGCAG ATCTCCAAGGAGCTGGTCGACATTCAGATCACAACCCACCGCCTACAGGAGCAGCATGAGGCTGAAATCTTTCAGCTGAAGAGTGAG ATCCTTCGACTGGAGAGCCGGgtgctggagctggagctgcatGGAGATCACACCAGCCAGGGCTGTGCGGTCCCAGTGGAGGCTGACCCCATGCACCGCTGGGCACCAGCCCAAGAGCTAAGACACAAAGCCCAG GTGCAGCCTAAGAACGCCACGAACCCCGAGAATGAGCAGCAGAGGCTGGGGAATGGC CTGCTGGGAGGCCAGGAGCAACTGCAGAAACAAGTGAAGTGGGCGCTGGAGCGTCAGGAGGCCCGGCAGCAGGCACTGGAGACTCGTGT GGAAGCCCTGGGCCGGCAGCTGCAGGGAGCCCGAGAGGAGGCCAGAGCAGCTGGACAGCAACTGGCCACACAGGCTGTG GTGCTGTGCAGCTGCCGAGGCCAGCTCCGACAGGCAGAGGCCGAGAACGCCCGGCTGCAGCTGCAGCTCAAGACGCTGAAGGATGAGTACGTCCTGCGGCTGCAGCACTGCGCTCGGGAGGCGGCG GAGCACGCAGACAGTGCAGgccaggcgccagccaccacggcCCTCCGGACATTCCTGGAGGCCACTCTGGAGGACATCCGGGCAGCGCACCGAAGCCGTGAGCAGCAGCTGGCCCGGGCTGCCCGCACCTACCACAAGCGGCTGGTGGATCTGAGCCGCAGGCATGAGGAGCTGTTGGCTGCCTACAG GGCACCTGGGAACCCCCAAGCTATTTTTGGCGCAGCCAGCTTGGACCTGGAACCATTGCCCGTGCCCCTGGTCACTGACTTCAGCCATCGGGAGGACCAG AAGGGACCCGGTGGAGCCTCCCAGGGGGGAACATCAGAGCCACA GGGCCTGGACGCTGCGTCCTGGGCCCAGATCCACCAGAAGCTCCGGGACTTCTCCCGCAGCACCCAG GCAGAGCTGGAACGGGAGCGGGCACAGCTGCTGGTCCGGGCCACGGTGGCTGAAGAGCAACTTTCTGAGCTACAGGAGTACGTGGACCAGCACCTGGGCAG GTACAAGCAAGAAATCCTGAGGCTGAGGAAGCTGGCAGGTTCAGGGAACCCCTGGAAAGTGGGGGCTGTGCCTCCAGCCAAGCTCCAGCATCCAAGGACCGGCAGCCACTAG
- the CCDC78 gene encoding coiled-coil domain-containing protein 78 isoform X23: MEHAATTGPRPGPPPRRVDNVVLRAKDWLPGAPGGTTAWGTTAWATSLEAEVPPDLVLSEEQQLQISKELVDIQITTHRLQEQHEAEIFQLKSEVARRQVYPLMPVVLQILRLESRVLELELHGDHTSQGCAVPVEADPMHRWAPAQELRHKAQVQPKNATNPENEQQRLGNGLLGGQEQLQKQVKWALERQEARQQALETRVEALGRQLQGAREEARAAGQQLATQAVVLCSCRGQLRQAEAENARLQLQLKTLKDEYVLRLQHCAREAAEHADSAGQAPATTALRTFLEATLEDIRAAHRSREQQLARAARTYHKRLVDLSRRHEELLAAYRSGPRQTLVYADRAPGNPQAIFGAASLDLEPLPVPLVTDFSHREDQHGGPEALLSSPQKGPGGASQGGTSEPQGLDAASWAQIHQKLRDFSRSTQAELERERAQLLVRATVAEEQLSELQEYVDQHLGRYKQEILRLRKLAGSGNPWKVGAVPPAKLQHPRTGSH; this comes from the exons ATGGAGCACGCAGCCACCACAGGCCCCAGGCCTGGACCTCCCCCTCGGCGGGTGGACAAC GTTGTGCTACGAGCCAAGGACTGGCTGCCAGGAGCTCCTGGGGGCACCACAGCGTGGGGCACCACGGCGTGGGCCACCAGCCTGGAAGCAGAGGTCCCACCAGATCTGGTGCTCAGTGAGGAGCAGCAGCTGCAG ATCTCCAAGGAGCTGGTCGACATTCAGATCACAACCCACCGCCTACAGGAGCAGCATGAGGCTGAAATCTTTCAGCTGAAGAGTGAG GTGGCCCGCAGGCAGGTGTACCCGCTCATGCCAGTTGTCCTACAGATCCTTCGACTGGAGAGCCGGgtgctggagctggagctgcatGGAGATCACACCAGCCAGGGCTGTGCGGTCCCAGTGGAGGCTGACCCCATGCACCGCTGGGCACCAGCCCAAGAGCTAAGACACAAAGCCCAG GTGCAGCCTAAGAACGCCACGAACCCCGAGAATGAGCAGCAGAGGCTGGGGAATGGC CTGCTGGGAGGCCAGGAGCAACTGCAGAAACAAGTGAAGTGGGCGCTGGAGCGTCAGGAGGCCCGGCAGCAGGCACTGGAGACTCGTGT GGAAGCCCTGGGCCGGCAGCTGCAGGGAGCCCGAGAGGAGGCCAGAGCAGCTGGACAGCAACTGGCCACACAGGCTGTG GTGCTGTGCAGCTGCCGAGGCCAGCTCCGACAGGCAGAGGCCGAGAACGCCCGGCTGCAGCTGCAGCTCAAGACGCTGAAGGATGAGTACGTCCTGCGGCTGCAGCACTGCGCTCGGGAGGCGGCG GAGCACGCAGACAGTGCAGgccaggcgccagccaccacggcCCTCCGGACATTCCTGGAGGCCACTCTGGAGGACATCCGGGCAGCGCACCGAAGCCGTGAGCAGCAGCTGGCCCGGGCTGCCCGCACCTACCACAAGCGGCTGGTGGATCTGAGCCGCAGGCATGAGGAGCTGTTGGCTGCCTACAG GAGTGGCCCAAGACAGACACTGGTCTACGCTGACAGGGCACCTGGGAACCCCCAAGCTATTTTTGGCGCAGCCAGCTTGGACCTGGAACCATTGCCCGTGCCCCTGGTCACTGACTTCAGCCATCGGGAGGACCAG cacgGCGGGCCTGAGGCACTGCTCTCATCCCCACAGAAGGGACCCGGTGGAGCCTCCCAGGGGGGAACATCAGAGCCACA GGGCCTGGACGCTGCGTCCTGGGCCCAGATCCACCAGAAGCTCCGGGACTTCTCCCGCAGCACCCAG GCAGAGCTGGAACGGGAGCGGGCACAGCTGCTGGTCCGGGCCACGGTGGCTGAAGAGCAACTTTCTGAGCTACAGGAGTACGTGGACCAGCACCTGGGCAG GTACAAGCAAGAAATCCTGAGGCTGAGGAAGCTGGCAGGTTCAGGGAACCCCTGGAAAGTGGGGGCTGTGCCTCCAGCCAAGCTCCAGCATCCAAGGACCGGCAGCCACTAG
- the CCDC78 gene encoding coiled-coil domain-containing protein 78 isoform X4 — MCRGRWAAFPRWGNGGTEKKSCPSSSTTTGLACHCGRGPGSHLEPTEALATHAAVLVAAAAIGRPSVEAAPGSELARVPLPMEHAATTGPRPGPPPRRVDNVVLRAKDWLPGAPGGTTAWGTTAWATSLEAEVPPDLVLSEEQQLQISKELVDIQITTHRLQEQHEAEIFQLKSEILRLESRVLELELHGDHTSQGCAVPVEADPMHRWAPAQELRHKAQVPGHSDDCRLQVQPKNATNPENEQQRLGNGPALYTPQLLGGQEQLQKQVKWALERQEARQQALETRVEALGRQLQGAREEARAAGQQLATQAVVLCSCRGQLRQAEAENARLQLQLKTLKDEYVLRLQHCAREAAEHADSAGQAPATTALRTFLEATLEDIRAAHRSREQQLARAARTYHKRLVDLSRRHEELLAAYRSGPRQTLVYADRAPGNPQAIFGAASLDLEPLPVPLVTDFSHREDQKGPGGASQGGTSEPQGLDAASWAQIHQKLRDFSRSTQAELERERAQLLVRATVAEEQLSELQEYVDQHLGRYKQEILRLRKLAGSGNPWKVGAVPPAKLQHPRTGSH, encoded by the exons ATGTGCAGGGGGCGCTGGGCCGCATTCCCCAGATGGGGAAACGGAGGCACGGAGAAGAAGAGCTGTCCTTCCTCCTCCACAACCACAGGTCTGGCCTGCCACTGTGGGCGGGGCCCTGGGAGTCACTTGGAACCAACAGAGGCCTTGGCAACGCACGCAGCAGTGCTTGTGGCAGCAGCCGCCATAGGGAGGCCAAGCGTGGAGGCGGCACCGGGCTCGGAGCTGGCCAGGGTCCCCTTGCCTATGGAGCACGCAGCCACCACAGGCCCCAGGCCTGGACCTCCCCCTCGGCGGGTGGACAAC GTTGTGCTACGAGCCAAGGACTGGCTGCCAGGAGCTCCTGGGGGCACCACAGCGTGGGGCACCACGGCGTGGGCCACCAGCCTGGAAGCAGAGGTCCCACCAGATCTGGTGCTCAGTGAGGAGCAGCAGCTGCAG ATCTCCAAGGAGCTGGTCGACATTCAGATCACAACCCACCGCCTACAGGAGCAGCATGAGGCTGAAATCTTTCAGCTGAAGAGTGAG ATCCTTCGACTGGAGAGCCGGgtgctggagctggagctgcatGGAGATCACACCAGCCAGGGCTGTGCGGTCCCAGTGGAGGCTGACCCCATGCACCGCTGGGCACCAGCCCAAGAGCTAAGACACAAAGCCCAGGTGCCTGGACACTCTGATGACTGCAGACTCCAG GTGCAGCCTAAGAACGCCACGAACCCCGAGAATGAGCAGCAGAGGCTGGGGAATGGC CCAGCCCTATATACCCCACAGCTGCTGGGAGGCCAGGAGCAACTGCAGAAACAAGTGAAGTGGGCGCTGGAGCGTCAGGAGGCCCGGCAGCAGGCACTGGAGACTCGTGT GGAAGCCCTGGGCCGGCAGCTGCAGGGAGCCCGAGAGGAGGCCAGAGCAGCTGGACAGCAACTGGCCACACAGGCTGTG GTGCTGTGCAGCTGCCGAGGCCAGCTCCGACAGGCAGAGGCCGAGAACGCCCGGCTGCAGCTGCAGCTCAAGACGCTGAAGGATGAGTACGTCCTGCGGCTGCAGCACTGCGCTCGGGAGGCGGCG GAGCACGCAGACAGTGCAGgccaggcgccagccaccacggcCCTCCGGACATTCCTGGAGGCCACTCTGGAGGACATCCGGGCAGCGCACCGAAGCCGTGAGCAGCAGCTGGCCCGGGCTGCCCGCACCTACCACAAGCGGCTGGTGGATCTGAGCCGCAGGCATGAGGAGCTGTTGGCTGCCTACAG GAGTGGCCCAAGACAGACACTGGTCTACGCTGACAGGGCACCTGGGAACCCCCAAGCTATTTTTGGCGCAGCCAGCTTGGACCTGGAACCATTGCCCGTGCCCCTGGTCACTGACTTCAGCCATCGGGAGGACCAG AAGGGACCCGGTGGAGCCTCCCAGGGGGGAACATCAGAGCCACA GGGCCTGGACGCTGCGTCCTGGGCCCAGATCCACCAGAAGCTCCGGGACTTCTCCCGCAGCACCCAG GCAGAGCTGGAACGGGAGCGGGCACAGCTGCTGGTCCGGGCCACGGTGGCTGAAGAGCAACTTTCTGAGCTACAGGAGTACGTGGACCAGCACCTGGGCAG GTACAAGCAAGAAATCCTGAGGCTGAGGAAGCTGGCAGGTTCAGGGAACCCCTGGAAAGTGGGGGCTGTGCCTCCAGCCAAGCTCCAGCATCCAAGGACCGGCAGCCACTAG
- the CCDC78 gene encoding coiled-coil domain-containing protein 78 isoform X28 translates to MEHAATTGPRPGPPPRRVDNVVLRAKDWLPGAPGGTTAWGTTAWATSLEAEVPPDLVLSEEQQLQISKELVDIQITTHRLQEQHEAEIFQLKSEILRLESRVLELELHGDHTSQGCAVPVEADPMHRWAPAQELRHKAQVQPKNATNPENEQQRLGNGLLGGQEQLQKQVKWALERQEARQQALETRVEALGRQLQGAREEARAAGQQLATQAVVLCSCRGQLRQAEAENARLQLQLKTLKDEYVLRLQHCAREAAEHADSAGQAPATTALRTFLEATLEDIRAAHRSREQQLARAARTYHKRLVDLSRRHEELLAAYRSGPRQTLVYADRAPGNPQAIFGAASLDLEPLPVPLVTDFSHREDQHGGPEALLSSPQKGPGGASQGGTSEPQGLDAASWAQIHQKLRDFSRSTQAELERERAQLLVRATVAEEQLSELQEYVDQHLGRYKQEILRLRKLAGSGNPWKVGAVPPAKLQHPRTGSH, encoded by the exons ATGGAGCACGCAGCCACCACAGGCCCCAGGCCTGGACCTCCCCCTCGGCGGGTGGACAAC GTTGTGCTACGAGCCAAGGACTGGCTGCCAGGAGCTCCTGGGGGCACCACAGCGTGGGGCACCACGGCGTGGGCCACCAGCCTGGAAGCAGAGGTCCCACCAGATCTGGTGCTCAGTGAGGAGCAGCAGCTGCAG ATCTCCAAGGAGCTGGTCGACATTCAGATCACAACCCACCGCCTACAGGAGCAGCATGAGGCTGAAATCTTTCAGCTGAAGAGTGAG ATCCTTCGACTGGAGAGCCGGgtgctggagctggagctgcatGGAGATCACACCAGCCAGGGCTGTGCGGTCCCAGTGGAGGCTGACCCCATGCACCGCTGGGCACCAGCCCAAGAGCTAAGACACAAAGCCCAG GTGCAGCCTAAGAACGCCACGAACCCCGAGAATGAGCAGCAGAGGCTGGGGAATGGC CTGCTGGGAGGCCAGGAGCAACTGCAGAAACAAGTGAAGTGGGCGCTGGAGCGTCAGGAGGCCCGGCAGCAGGCACTGGAGACTCGTGT GGAAGCCCTGGGCCGGCAGCTGCAGGGAGCCCGAGAGGAGGCCAGAGCAGCTGGACAGCAACTGGCCACACAGGCTGTG GTGCTGTGCAGCTGCCGAGGCCAGCTCCGACAGGCAGAGGCCGAGAACGCCCGGCTGCAGCTGCAGCTCAAGACGCTGAAGGATGAGTACGTCCTGCGGCTGCAGCACTGCGCTCGGGAGGCGGCG GAGCACGCAGACAGTGCAGgccaggcgccagccaccacggcCCTCCGGACATTCCTGGAGGCCACTCTGGAGGACATCCGGGCAGCGCACCGAAGCCGTGAGCAGCAGCTGGCCCGGGCTGCCCGCACCTACCACAAGCGGCTGGTGGATCTGAGCCGCAGGCATGAGGAGCTGTTGGCTGCCTACAG GAGTGGCCCAAGACAGACACTGGTCTACGCTGACAGGGCACCTGGGAACCCCCAAGCTATTTTTGGCGCAGCCAGCTTGGACCTGGAACCATTGCCCGTGCCCCTGGTCACTGACTTCAGCCATCGGGAGGACCAG cacgGCGGGCCTGAGGCACTGCTCTCATCCCCACAGAAGGGACCCGGTGGAGCCTCCCAGGGGGGAACATCAGAGCCACA GGGCCTGGACGCTGCGTCCTGGGCCCAGATCCACCAGAAGCTCCGGGACTTCTCCCGCAGCACCCAG GCAGAGCTGGAACGGGAGCGGGCACAGCTGCTGGTCCGGGCCACGGTGGCTGAAGAGCAACTTTCTGAGCTACAGGAGTACGTGGACCAGCACCTGGGCAG GTACAAGCAAGAAATCCTGAGGCTGAGGAAGCTGGCAGGTTCAGGGAACCCCTGGAAAGTGGGGGCTGTGCCTCCAGCCAAGCTCCAGCATCCAAGGACCGGCAGCCACTAG
- the CCDC78 gene encoding coiled-coil domain-containing protein 78 isoform X32, whose protein sequence is MEHAATTGPRPGPPPRRVDNVVLRAKDWLPGAPGGTTAWGTTAWATSLEAEVPPDLVLSEEQQLQISKELVDIQITTHRLQEQHEAEIFQLKSEILRLESRVLELELHGDHTSQGCAVPVEADPMHRWAPAQELRHKAQVQPKNATNPENEQQRLGNGLLGGQEQLQKQVKWALERQEARQQALETRVEALGRQLQGAREEARAAGQQLATQAVVLCSCRGQLRQAEAENARLQLQLKTLKDEYVLRLQHCAREAAEHADSAGQAPATTALRTFLEATLEDIRAAHRSREQQLARAARTYHKRLVDLSRRHEELLAAYRAPGNPQAIFGAASLDLEPLPVPLVTDFSHREDQHGGPEALLSSPQKGPGGASQGGTSEPQGLDAASWAQIHQKLRDFSRSTQAELERERAQLLVRATVAEEQLSELQEYVDQHLGRYKQEILRLRKLAGSGNPWKVGAVPPAKLQHPRTGSH, encoded by the exons ATGGAGCACGCAGCCACCACAGGCCCCAGGCCTGGACCTCCCCCTCGGCGGGTGGACAAC GTTGTGCTACGAGCCAAGGACTGGCTGCCAGGAGCTCCTGGGGGCACCACAGCGTGGGGCACCACGGCGTGGGCCACCAGCCTGGAAGCAGAGGTCCCACCAGATCTGGTGCTCAGTGAGGAGCAGCAGCTGCAG ATCTCCAAGGAGCTGGTCGACATTCAGATCACAACCCACCGCCTACAGGAGCAGCATGAGGCTGAAATCTTTCAGCTGAAGAGTGAG ATCCTTCGACTGGAGAGCCGGgtgctggagctggagctgcatGGAGATCACACCAGCCAGGGCTGTGCGGTCCCAGTGGAGGCTGACCCCATGCACCGCTGGGCACCAGCCCAAGAGCTAAGACACAAAGCCCAG GTGCAGCCTAAGAACGCCACGAACCCCGAGAATGAGCAGCAGAGGCTGGGGAATGGC CTGCTGGGAGGCCAGGAGCAACTGCAGAAACAAGTGAAGTGGGCGCTGGAGCGTCAGGAGGCCCGGCAGCAGGCACTGGAGACTCGTGT GGAAGCCCTGGGCCGGCAGCTGCAGGGAGCCCGAGAGGAGGCCAGAGCAGCTGGACAGCAACTGGCCACACAGGCTGTG GTGCTGTGCAGCTGCCGAGGCCAGCTCCGACAGGCAGAGGCCGAGAACGCCCGGCTGCAGCTGCAGCTCAAGACGCTGAAGGATGAGTACGTCCTGCGGCTGCAGCACTGCGCTCGGGAGGCGGCG GAGCACGCAGACAGTGCAGgccaggcgccagccaccacggcCCTCCGGACATTCCTGGAGGCCACTCTGGAGGACATCCGGGCAGCGCACCGAAGCCGTGAGCAGCAGCTGGCCCGGGCTGCCCGCACCTACCACAAGCGGCTGGTGGATCTGAGCCGCAGGCATGAGGAGCTGTTGGCTGCCTACAG GGCACCTGGGAACCCCCAAGCTATTTTTGGCGCAGCCAGCTTGGACCTGGAACCATTGCCCGTGCCCCTGGTCACTGACTTCAGCCATCGGGAGGACCAG cacgGCGGGCCTGAGGCACTGCTCTCATCCCCACAGAAGGGACCCGGTGGAGCCTCCCAGGGGGGAACATCAGAGCCACA GGGCCTGGACGCTGCGTCCTGGGCCCAGATCCACCAGAAGCTCCGGGACTTCTCCCGCAGCACCCAG GCAGAGCTGGAACGGGAGCGGGCACAGCTGCTGGTCCGGGCCACGGTGGCTGAAGAGCAACTTTCTGAGCTACAGGAGTACGTGGACCAGCACCTGGGCAG GTACAAGCAAGAAATCCTGAGGCTGAGGAAGCTGGCAGGTTCAGGGAACCCCTGGAAAGTGGGGGCTGTGCCTCCAGCCAAGCTCCAGCATCCAAGGACCGGCAGCCACTAG
- the CCDC78 gene encoding coiled-coil domain-containing protein 78 isoform X6, which produces MCRGRWAAFPRWGNGGTEKKSCPSSSTTTGLACHCGRGPGSHLEPTEALATHAAVLVAAAAIGRPSVEAAPGSELARVPLPMEHAATTGPRPGPPPRRVDNVVLRAKDWLPGAPGGTTAWGTTAWATSLEAEVPPDLVLSEEQQLQISKELVDIQITTHRLQEQHEAEIFQLKSEILRLESRVLELELHGDHTSQGCAVPVEADPMHRWAPAQELRHKAQVQPKNATNPENEQQRLGNGLLGGQEQLQKQVKWALERQEARQQALETRVEALGRQLQGAREEARAAGQQLATQAVVLCSCRGQLRQAEAENARLQLQLKTLKDEYVLRLQHCAREAAEHADSAGQAPATTALRTFLEATLEDIRAAHRSREQQLARAARTYHKRLVDLSRRHEELLAAYRSGPRQTLVYADRAPGNPQAIFGAASLDLEPLPVPLVTDFSHREDQHGGPEALLSSPQKGPGGASQGGTSEPQGLDAASWAQIHQKLRDFSRSTQAELERERAQLLVRATVAEEQLSELQEYVDQHLGRYKQEILRLRKLAGSGNPWKVGAVPPAKLQHPRTGSH; this is translated from the exons ATGTGCAGGGGGCGCTGGGCCGCATTCCCCAGATGGGGAAACGGAGGCACGGAGAAGAAGAGCTGTCCTTCCTCCTCCACAACCACAGGTCTGGCCTGCCACTGTGGGCGGGGCCCTGGGAGTCACTTGGAACCAACAGAGGCCTTGGCAACGCACGCAGCAGTGCTTGTGGCAGCAGCCGCCATAGGGAGGCCAAGCGTGGAGGCGGCACCGGGCTCGGAGCTGGCCAGGGTCCCCTTGCCTATGGAGCACGCAGCCACCACAGGCCCCAGGCCTGGACCTCCCCCTCGGCGGGTGGACAAC GTTGTGCTACGAGCCAAGGACTGGCTGCCAGGAGCTCCTGGGGGCACCACAGCGTGGGGCACCACGGCGTGGGCCACCAGCCTGGAAGCAGAGGTCCCACCAGATCTGGTGCTCAGTGAGGAGCAGCAGCTGCAG ATCTCCAAGGAGCTGGTCGACATTCAGATCACAACCCACCGCCTACAGGAGCAGCATGAGGCTGAAATCTTTCAGCTGAAGAGTGAG ATCCTTCGACTGGAGAGCCGGgtgctggagctggagctgcatGGAGATCACACCAGCCAGGGCTGTGCGGTCCCAGTGGAGGCTGACCCCATGCACCGCTGGGCACCAGCCCAAGAGCTAAGACACAAAGCCCAG GTGCAGCCTAAGAACGCCACGAACCCCGAGAATGAGCAGCAGAGGCTGGGGAATGGC CTGCTGGGAGGCCAGGAGCAACTGCAGAAACAAGTGAAGTGGGCGCTGGAGCGTCAGGAGGCCCGGCAGCAGGCACTGGAGACTCGTGT GGAAGCCCTGGGCCGGCAGCTGCAGGGAGCCCGAGAGGAGGCCAGAGCAGCTGGACAGCAACTGGCCACACAGGCTGTG GTGCTGTGCAGCTGCCGAGGCCAGCTCCGACAGGCAGAGGCCGAGAACGCCCGGCTGCAGCTGCAGCTCAAGACGCTGAAGGATGAGTACGTCCTGCGGCTGCAGCACTGCGCTCGGGAGGCGGCG GAGCACGCAGACAGTGCAGgccaggcgccagccaccacggcCCTCCGGACATTCCTGGAGGCCACTCTGGAGGACATCCGGGCAGCGCACCGAAGCCGTGAGCAGCAGCTGGCCCGGGCTGCCCGCACCTACCACAAGCGGCTGGTGGATCTGAGCCGCAGGCATGAGGAGCTGTTGGCTGCCTACAG GAGTGGCCCAAGACAGACACTGGTCTACGCTGACAGGGCACCTGGGAACCCCCAAGCTATTTTTGGCGCAGCCAGCTTGGACCTGGAACCATTGCCCGTGCCCCTGGTCACTGACTTCAGCCATCGGGAGGACCAG cacgGCGGGCCTGAGGCACTGCTCTCATCCCCACAGAAGGGACCCGGTGGAGCCTCCCAGGGGGGAACATCAGAGCCACA GGGCCTGGACGCTGCGTCCTGGGCCCAGATCCACCAGAAGCTCCGGGACTTCTCCCGCAGCACCCAG GCAGAGCTGGAACGGGAGCGGGCACAGCTGCTGGTCCGGGCCACGGTGGCTGAAGAGCAACTTTCTGAGCTACAGGAGTACGTGGACCAGCACCTGGGCAG GTACAAGCAAGAAATCCTGAGGCTGAGGAAGCTGGCAGGTTCAGGGAACCCCTGGAAAGTGGGGGCTGTGCCTCCAGCCAAGCTCCAGCATCCAAGGACCGGCAGCCACTAG